From Shewanella psychrophila, a single genomic window includes:
- the carB gene encoding carbamoyl-phosphate synthase large subunit, which yields MPKRTDIKSILILGAGPIVIGQACEFDYSGAQACKALREEGYRVILVNSNPATIMTDPEMADATYIEPIHWEVVRNIIAKERPDAILPTMGGQTALNCALELESKGVLKEFNVDMIGATADAIDKAEDRSRFDKAMKAIGLECPRAGIAHTMEEAHAVQAEVGFPCIIRPSFTMGGSGGGIAYNREEFVEICTLGLDLSPTSELLIDESLIGWKEYEMEVVRDRNDNCIIVCAIENFDAMGVHTGDSITVAPAQTLTDKEYQLMRNASLAVLREIGVETGGSNVQFGINPKDGRMVIIEMNPRVSRSSALASKATGFPIAKIAAKLAVGFTLDELKNDITGGNTPASFEPAIDYVVTKMPRFNFEKFAGANDRLTTQMKSVGEVMSIGRTFQESLQKALRGLEVGKNGLDPIIDIEDADAMQRIRHELKEPGADRIWYIADAFRAGLSLDDIFELTNVDPWFLVQIQDLINFETQVKDTGMSGLNEVFLRQLKRKGFSDLRLSDLLGVSESELRKLRHKHGIYPVYKRVDTCAAEFSTDTAYMYSTYEEECEANPSDRDKIMILGGGPNRIGQGIEFDYCCVHAALALREDGYETIMVNCNPETVSTDYDTSDRLYFESVTLEDVLEIVRIEKPKGVIVQYGGQTPLKLARELEAAGVPIIGTSPDAIDRAEDRERFQQAIQRLEMKQPENDTVTTVESAIISAERIGYPLVVRPSYVLGGRAMEIVYDEQDLRRYFNEAVSVSNSSPVLLDRFLDNAIEIDIDAICDGETVVIGSIMEHIEQAGVHSGDSGCSLPPYSLSEDVQNRMREQVGKLAMELGVIGLMNVQFAVKDDEIYMIEVNPRAARTVPFVSKATGVPLAKIAARVMAGQSLKSQNFTEEVIPPFFSVKEVVLPFNKFPGVDPLLGPEMRSTGEVMGIGDTFAEAYAKAQLGATAAVPKSGRALLSVRNSDKQRVADLASNLIALGYEIDATHGTAIILGEAGINPRLVNKVHEGRPHILDRIKNGEYTYIVNTTEGRQAIEDSRQLRRGALRYKVDYTTTLNAAFATCMAHAADDRSTVTSIQELHKRIK from the coding sequence ATGCCAAAACGTACAGATATAAAAAGTATTCTTATTCTGGGTGCGGGTCCGATCGTTATCGGTCAGGCATGTGAGTTTGATTACTCCGGTGCCCAGGCGTGTAAGGCGCTACGTGAAGAAGGTTATCGAGTTATTCTTGTTAACTCTAACCCTGCCACGATCATGACAGATCCCGAGATGGCCGATGCAACATATATCGAGCCTATTCATTGGGAAGTTGTTCGTAACATTATCGCTAAAGAACGCCCCGATGCGATTCTACCTACTATGGGTGGCCAGACGGCGCTTAACTGTGCTCTGGAGCTGGAAAGCAAAGGCGTATTGAAAGAATTTAATGTCGATATGATCGGTGCTACTGCCGATGCTATCGATAAAGCCGAAGACCGTAGCCGTTTTGATAAGGCGATGAAGGCCATTGGTCTTGAGTGTCCACGTGCGGGCATCGCTCACACGATGGAAGAAGCTCATGCGGTTCAAGCTGAAGTTGGTTTTCCTTGTATTATTCGCCCATCGTTTACCATGGGCGGTAGTGGCGGTGGTATCGCTTATAACAGGGAGGAGTTCGTCGAGATCTGTACATTGGGTCTAGACCTTTCTCCGACCAGTGAGTTGCTAATCGATGAGTCTCTTATCGGTTGGAAAGAGTATGAGATGGAAGTGGTACGTGATCGCAACGATAACTGCATCATAGTCTGCGCTATCGAAAACTTCGACGCCATGGGTGTTCATACCGGTGACTCGATCACTGTGGCTCCTGCGCAGACTCTGACAGATAAAGAGTATCAGTTGATGCGTAATGCATCACTGGCGGTTCTGCGTGAGATTGGTGTCGAGACTGGTGGTTCTAACGTACAGTTCGGTATCAATCCAAAAGATGGACGTATGGTTATTATCGAGATGAACCCACGTGTTTCTCGATCTTCGGCATTAGCGTCTAAGGCAACAGGTTTCCCTATTGCGAAAATTGCAGCAAAACTTGCTGTAGGTTTCACTCTCGATGAGCTTAAAAACGATATTACTGGTGGTAATACACCCGCTTCGTTCGAGCCAGCTATCGATTATGTGGTTACCAAGATGCCGCGCTTCAACTTCGAAAAGTTTGCCGGTGCAAATGACCGTCTAACGACTCAGATGAAGTCGGTTGGTGAAGTGATGTCCATTGGCCGTACGTTCCAGGAATCACTGCAAAAGGCCTTACGTGGTCTGGAAGTTGGTAAGAATGGTCTAGATCCCATTATCGATATCGAAGACGCCGATGCGATGCAGCGAATTCGCCATGAACTCAAAGAACCTGGCGCAGACAGAATTTGGTATATTGCCGATGCCTTCCGTGCCGGCCTCTCTCTCGATGATATCTTCGAGCTGACTAATGTTGATCCTTGGTTCCTGGTACAGATACAAGATCTGATTAATTTTGAGACTCAGGTTAAAGACACTGGCATGTCGGGCCTGAATGAGGTCTTCTTGCGCCAACTTAAGCGTAAAGGCTTCTCCGATTTACGTCTGTCAGATTTGCTTGGTGTCAGTGAGTCAGAACTTCGCAAACTGCGTCATAAGCATGGGATTTATCCTGTCTATAAGCGCGTCGATACTTGCGCCGCCGAGTTCTCAACGGACACCGCTTACATGTACTCTACCTATGAGGAAGAGTGTGAGGCGAACCCATCAGATCGTGACAAGATCATGATCTTAGGCGGCGGACCTAACAGAATTGGCCAGGGGATCGAGTTCGATTATTGTTGTGTTCATGCGGCTCTCGCATTACGTGAAGACGGTTATGAGACCATCATGGTCAACTGTAACCCTGAGACTGTATCAACTGATTACGATACGTCCGACAGACTCTATTTCGAATCTGTAACTCTGGAAGATGTGCTGGAGATTGTTCGCATCGAGAAGCCTAAGGGCGTTATCGTGCAATATGGTGGTCAAACACCGCTTAAGTTAGCTCGTGAGCTCGAAGCAGCCGGTGTACCTATTATAGGTACAAGCCCTGATGCGATTGACCGCGCCGAAGACAGAGAGCGTTTCCAGCAGGCGATTCAGCGTCTGGAGATGAAGCAGCCTGAAAATGATACCGTGACTACAGTGGAAAGTGCCATTATCTCGGCTGAGCGTATCGGTTATCCGTTAGTTGTACGTCCGTCTTATGTACTCGGTGGTCGTGCGATGGAAATCGTCTATGATGAGCAAGACCTGCGTCGCTATTTTAATGAAGCTGTGAGCGTGTCAAACTCATCTCCTGTCTTGCTTGACCGTTTCTTAGATAATGCCATTGAGATCGATATCGATGCTATCTGTGATGGTGAGACTGTGGTTATCGGCTCTATCATGGAGCATATCGAGCAAGCCGGCGTACACTCAGGTGACTCAGGTTGTTCATTGCCTCCCTATAGTCTTAGTGAAGATGTGCAGAACCGCATGCGTGAACAGGTTGGCAAGTTGGCCATGGAGCTTGGGGTTATTGGCTTGATGAATGTACAGTTTGCCGTGAAGGATGATGAGATCTATATGATCGAAGTTAACCCTCGCGCCGCACGTACAGTGCCATTTGTGTCTAAGGCGACCGGTGTACCTTTAGCTAAGATAGCCGCCCGTGTTATGGCGGGTCAAAGCCTCAAGTCGCAAAATTTTACCGAGGAAGTGATTCCACCTTTCTTCTCGGTGAAAGAGGTCGTGTTGCCGTTTAACAAGTTCCCGGGTGTCGATCCTTTGCTTGGCCCTGAGATGCGTTCTACCGGTGAAGTGATGGGCATAGGTGATACTTTCGCCGAAGCGTACGCCAAAGCGCAACTTGGTGCCACGGCTGCCGTGCCTAAATCCGGTCGTGCCTTGCTATCGGTTCGTAACAGCGATAAGCAAAGAGTTGCAGATCTGGCTTCGAACCTTATTGCTCTGGGATATGAAATCGATGCTACCCATGGTACAGCAATTATCTTAGGCGAGGCGGGGATTAATCCACGTCTGGTCAACAAGGTACATGAAGGGCGTCCGCATATTCTTGACCGTATCAAGAATGGTGAATATACCTATATCGTTAACACTACCGAAGGGCGTCAAGCGATTGAAGATTCTCGCCAGCTTAGACGTGGTGCATTGCGATACAAGGTGGATTACACCACGACTCTGAATGCTGCTTTTGCGACATGTATGGCACATGCTGCCGATGACAGAAGTACTGTGACTTCGATACAAGAGTTGCATAAACGCATCAAGTAA